The proteins below are encoded in one region of Clostridium pasteurianum DSM 525 = ATCC 6013:
- the nifH gene encoding nitrogenase iron protein, with protein sequence MRQLAIYGKGGIGKSTTTQNLTAGLVERGNKIMVVGCDPKADSTRLLLGGLAQKTVLDTLREEGEDVELDSILKTGYAGIRCVESGGPEPGVGCAGRGIITSINMLEQLGAYTDDLDFVFYDVLGDVVCGGFAMPIREGKAQEIYIVASGEMMALYAANNISKGIQKYAKSGGVRLGGIICNSRKVANEYELLDAFAKELGSQLIHFVPRSPSVTKAEINKKTVIEYDPTCEQANEYRELARKVEENDMFVIPKPMTQERLEQILMEHGLID encoded by the coding sequence ATGAGACAGTTGGCTATTTACGGAAAAGGTGGAATAGGAAAATCAACTACAACACAAAACCTTACAGCAGGTTTAGTTGAAAGAGGAAATAAAATAATGGTAGTTGGTTGTGATCCTAAGGCAGATTCAACAAGATTATTGTTAGGAGGACTTGCTCAAAAGACAGTTCTTGATACCTTGAGAGAAGAGGGAGAAGACGTTGAATTAGATTCGATATTAAAAACTGGATATGCTGGAATCAGATGCGTCGAATCCGGTGGCCCAGAACCAGGAGTAGGGTGTGCAGGAAGAGGAATAATCACTTCAATAAATATGCTTGAACAACTTGGAGCTTATACAGACGATTTGGATTTTGTATTCTACGATGTACTTGGAGACGTTGTTTGTGGTGGATTTGCAATGCCAATCAGAGAAGGAAAAGCTCAGGAAATATATATAGTAGCAAGTGGAGAAATGATGGCACTATATGCTGCTAATAACATATCAAAAGGTATCCAAAAATATGCTAAGAGCGGTGGAGTTAGACTTGGTGGTATCATCTGTAACAGTAGAAAAGTTGCAAATGAATATGAATTACTTGATGCTTTCGCAAAAGAATTAGGAAGTCAATTAATACACTTCGTACCAAGAAGTCCATCAGTAACAAAGGCTGAAATAAATAAGAAAACAGTTATAGAATATGATCCTACTTGTGAACAAGCTAATGAGTACAGAGAACTAGCTAGAAAAGTAGAGGAAAATGACATGTTCGTTATACCAAAGCCAATGACTCAAGAAAGATTAGAACAAATATTAATGGAACATGGTCTTATTGATTAA
- the nifH gene encoding nitrogenase iron protein, which translates to MRQVAIYGKGGIGKSTTTQNLTSGLHAMGKTIMVVGCDPKADSTRLLLGGLAQKSVLDTLREEGEDVELDSILKEGYGGIRCVESGGPEPGVGCAGRGIITSINMLEQLGAYTDDLDYVFYDVLGDVVCGGFAMPIREGKAQEIYIVASGEMMALYAANNISKGIQKYAKSGGVRLGGIICNSRKVANEYELLDAFAKELGSQLIHFVPRSPMVTKAEINKQTVIEYDPTCEQAEEYRELARKVDANELFVIPKPMTQERLEEILMQYGLMDL; encoded by the coding sequence ATGAGACAGGTAGCTATTTATGGAAAAGGTGGAATAGGAAAATCAACTACAACACAAAACTTAACATCAGGTCTTCATGCAATGGGTAAGACTATAATGGTAGTAGGTTGTGATCCTAAGGCAGATTCAACAAGATTATTACTTGGAGGTCTTGCACAGAAATCAGTTCTTGATACATTAAGAGAAGAAGGAGAAGACGTTGAATTAGATTCCATATTAAAAGAAGGATATGGCGGAATTAGATGTGTTGAATCCGGTGGTCCAGAACCAGGAGTAGGATGTGCAGGAAGAGGAATAATCACTTCAATAAACATGCTTGAACAATTAGGAGCTTATACAGACGATTTAGACTATGTATTCTACGATGTACTTGGAGACGTTGTTTGTGGTGGATTCGCAATGCCAATCAGAGAAGGAAAAGCTCAGGAAATATATATAGTAGCAAGTGGAGAAATGATGGCACTATATGCTGCTAATAACATATCAAAAGGTATCCAAAAATATGCTAAGAGCGGTGGAGTTAGACTTGGTGGTATCATCTGTAACAGTAGAAAAGTTGCAAATGAATATGAATTACTTGATGCTTTTGCTAAAGAACTAGGAAGTCAATTAATACATTTCGTACCAAGAAGCCCAATGGTTACAAAAGCAGAAATCAATAAGCAAACTGTTATTGAATATGATCCTACTTGTGAACAGGCTGAAGAATACAGAGAATTAGCTAGAAAAGTAGATGCAAATGAATTATTCGTTATACCAAAGCCAATGACTCAAGAAAGACTTGAAGAAATATTAATGCAATATGGTTTAATGGATCTATAA
- the nifD gene encoding nitrogenase molybdenum-iron protein alpha chain, with protein MSENLKDEILEKYIPKTKKTRSGHIVIKTEETPNPEIVANTRTVPGIITARGCAYAGCKGVVMGPIKDMVHITHGPIGCSFYTWGGRRFKSKPENGTGLNFNEYVFSTDMQESDIVFGGVNKLKDAIHEAYEMFHPAAIGVYATCPVGLIGDDILAVAATASKEIGIPVHAFSCEGYKGVSQSAGHHIANNTVMTDIIGKGNKEQKKYSINVLGEYNIGGDAWEMDRVLEKIGYHVNATLTGDATYEKVQNADKADLNLVQCHRSINYIAEMMETKYGIPWIKCNFIGVDGIVETLRDMAKCFDDPELTKRTEEVIAEEIAAIQDDLDYFKEKLQGKTACLYVGGSRSHTYMNMLKSFGVDSLVAGFEFAHRDDYEGREVIPTIKIDADSKNIPEITVTPDEQKYRVVIPEDKVEELKKAGVPLSSYGGMMKEMHDGTILIDDMNHHDMEVVLEKLKPDMFFAGIKEKFVIQKGGVLSKQLHSYDYNGPYAGFRGVVNFGHELVNGIYTPAWKMITPPWKKASSESKVVVGGEA; from the coding sequence GTGAGCGAAAATTTAAAAGACGAGATTTTAGAAAAATATATACCTAAAACTAAAAAGACTAGAAGTGGTCATATAGTTATAAAAACTGAAGAAACACCAAATCCTGAAATAGTTGCTAACACAAGAACAGTGCCAGGAATAATCACAGCTAGAGGTTGTGCTTATGCAGGATGTAAAGGTGTTGTTATGGGACCAATAAAGGATATGGTTCACATCACACACGGACCTATAGGATGTTCATTCTATACATGGGGTGGAAGAAGATTTAAGTCTAAACCAGAAAACGGTACTGGATTAAATTTTAATGAATATGTATTCTCTACTGATATGCAGGAAAGTGACATAGTTTTTGGTGGAGTTAATAAATTAAAAGATGCTATACATGAAGCATATGAAATGTTCCATCCAGCAGCTATAGGTGTTTATGCAACATGTCCAGTTGGTCTTATCGGTGATGATATACTAGCAGTTGCTGCAACAGCAAGCAAAGAAATTGGAATTCCAGTTCATGCTTTTAGCTGTGAAGGTTATAAAGGTGTATCTCAATCTGCAGGTCACCATATAGCAAACAACACTGTTATGACTGATATCATAGGAAAAGGTAACAAGGAACAAAAGAAATATTCAATAAATGTCCTAGGAGAGTACAACATTGGTGGAGATGCTTGGGAAATGGATAGAGTACTTGAAAAAATAGGTTACCATGTAAATGCAACTTTAACTGGTGATGCTACTTATGAAAAAGTACAAAATGCTGACAAAGCAGACTTAAACCTAGTTCAATGTCACAGATCTATCAATTATATTGCTGAAATGATGGAAACTAAATATGGTATTCCATGGATTAAATGTAACTTCATAGGTGTTGATGGAATAGTTGAAACACTTAGAGATATGGCTAAATGTTTTGATGATCCAGAACTTACTAAGAGAACTGAAGAAGTTATAGCAGAAGAAATAGCTGCGATTCAAGATGATTTAGACTATTTCAAAGAAAAACTTCAAGGAAAAACTGCTTGTCTATATGTTGGAGGATCAAGATCTCACACATACATGAACATGCTTAAGAGCTTTGGTGTAGACAGTTTAGTAGCTGGATTCGAATTTGCTCACCGTGACGATTATGAAGGAAGAGAAGTTATACCAACTATCAAAATTGATGCGGACAGCAAAAACATTCCTGAAATAACTGTTACTCCGGATGAACAGAAATACCGTGTTGTAATTCCAGAAGATAAAGTAGAAGAACTTAAAAAAGCAGGCGTTCCATTATCTTCTTATGGTGGAATGATGAAAGAAATGCATGATGGTACTATATTGATTGATGATATGAATCACCATGACATGGAAGTAGTACTAGAAAAGTTAAAACCAGATATGTTCTTTGCTGGAATAAAAGAAAAATTCGTTATCCAAAAAGGCGGAGTATTGTCAAAACAACTTCATTCATATGACTATAATGGACCATATGCAGGTTTCAGAGGTGTAGTTAACTTTGGTCATGAACTTGTTAATGGTATCTATACACCAGCATGGAAGATGATAACACCACCTTGGAAAAAAGCTTCATCAGAAAGTAAAGTAGTTGTAGGAGGGGAAGCGTAA
- the nifK gene encoding nitrogenase molybdenum-iron protein subunit beta, whose product MLDATPKEIVERKALRINPAKTCQPVGAMYAALGIHNCLPHSHGSQGCCSYHRTVLSRHFKEPAMASTSSFTEGASVFGGGSNIKTAVKNIFSLYNPDIIAVHTTCLSETLGDDLPTYISQMEDAGSIPEGKLVIHTNTPSYVGSHVTGFANMVQGIVNYLSENTGAKNGKINVIPGFVGPADMREIKRLFEAMDIPYIMFPDTSGVLDGPTTGEYKMYPEGGTKIEDLKDTGNSDLTLSLGSYASDLGAKTLEKKCKVPFKTLRTPIGVSATDEFIMALSEATGKEVPASIEEERGQLIDLMIDAQQYLQGKKVALLGDPDEIIALSKFIIELGAIPKYVVTGTPGMKFQKEIDAMLAEAGIEGSKVKVEGDFFDVHQWIKNEGVDLLISNTYGKFIAREENIPFVRFGFPIMDRYGHYYNPKVGYKGAIRLVEEITNVILDKIERECTEEDFEVVR is encoded by the coding sequence ATGTTAGATGCAACACCAAAAGAAATAGTAGAAAGAAAAGCTTTAAGAATTAACCCAGCTAAAACTTGTCAACCAGTAGGAGCTATGTATGCTGCATTAGGTATTCATAACTGTCTCCCTCATAGTCATGGTTCACAAGGTTGTTGTTCTTACCACAGAACAGTACTTTCAAGACACTTCAAAGAGCCAGCAATGGCTTCAACAAGTTCCTTTACTGAAGGTGCCAGCGTATTCGGTGGTGGTTCTAACATAAAGACAGCTGTTAAAAATATATTTTCATTATACAATCCTGATATAATAGCTGTTCACACAACTTGTTTATCAGAAACATTAGGTGATGATTTGCCTACTTATATCAGCCAAATGGAAGATGCAGGCAGCATACCAGAAGGTAAATTAGTTATCCATACAAATACACCAAGTTATGTTGGTTCACATGTTACTGGATTTGCTAATATGGTACAGGGTATTGTCAACTATTTATCTGAAAATACAGGTGCAAAAAATGGAAAAATAAATGTAATCCCTGGATTTGTTGGTCCAGCTGATATGAGAGAAATAAAGAGATTATTTGAAGCTATGGATATTCCTTATATAATGTTCCCTGATACTAGTGGGGTTTTAGATGGTCCTACTACAGGCGAATACAAAATGTATCCAGAAGGTGGAACAAAGATTGAAGATTTAAAGGACACAGGAAATTCAGATCTTACTCTTTCTCTTGGAAGTTATGCTTCTGATCTAGGTGCAAAAACTTTAGAAAAGAAATGCAAAGTTCCATTTAAAACATTAAGAACTCCTATCGGTGTTTCAGCTACAGATGAATTCATAATGGCTTTATCTGAAGCAACTGGTAAAGAAGTACCTGCTTCAATTGAAGAAGAAAGAGGTCAATTAATTGACTTGATGATAGATGCACAGCAGTATCTTCAAGGTAAAAAAGTTGCATTACTTGGAGATCCTGATGAAATTATTGCTCTAAGCAAATTCATAATAGAATTAGGTGCTATACCAAAGTATGTGGTTACTGGTACTCCTGGTATGAAATTCCAAAAAGAAATCGATGCTATGCTTGCAGAAGCTGGTATAGAAGGAAGCAAAGTTAAAGTTGAAGGCGATTTCTTCGATGTACACCAATGGATAAAAAATGAAGGTGTTGATTTATTAATATCAAACACTTATGGAAAATTCATTGCAAGAGAAGAAAACATTCCTTTTGTTAGATTCGGATTCCCTATAATGGACAGATATGGACATTACTATAATCCAAAGGTTGGATACAAAGGTGCAATACGTCTAGTTGAAGAAATAACTAATGTTATCCTTGACAAGATTGAAAGAGAATGTACAGAAGAAGATTTTGAAGTAGTAAGATAA